One genomic segment of Labrus bergylta chromosome 17, fLabBer1.1, whole genome shotgun sequence includes these proteins:
- the dnajc21 gene encoding LOW QUALITY PROTEIN: dnaJ homolog subfamily C member 21 (The sequence of the model RefSeq protein was modified relative to this genomic sequence to represent the inferred CDS: deleted 2 bases in 1 codon) yields the protein MKCHYEMLGVKRDAGDDELKKSYRKLALKWHPDKNLDNAEEAAEHFKLIQAAYDVLSDPQERAWYDNHREALLKGGISGDYEDDSIDLLQYFTVTCYSGFGDDDKGFYTVYRNLFESLVKEEMEHRKVEDEEEEEEFPPFGDSQSDYDTVVHVFYGYWQSFCTRKNFAWKEEYDTRQASNRWEKRAMEKENKKTREKARKERNELVRQLVSFVRKRDRRVQAHRKLMEEQNAEKIKKVEEMRRQQRLNQAKLAEEYKEQSWAAMSELEKELQQIEAQYGEEFGDASESEDEELDTETQEKNDAEQADGDELTIDYYDDLYCPACDKSFKSDKAMKNHEKSKKHREMVALLRQQLEEEDESLGLNANGKEEDDEKEEEEEDEEEDKPRQKLSKKQKRKKKQQKVVTSAPVEEEEDKPTPTTHEEEATEKSEEPTEPEKQDDLPPAEVKSSSGKAKGKKGGKEKPKTVKSNTGAEEIPEELILHCVTCNTEFSTRNKLFDHLKTSGHATALSSSAPHSSTSKSKKDKKKNR from the exons ATGAAGTGCCACTATGAAATGTTGGGTGTGAAAAGAGACGCAGGAGACGACGAATTAAAGAAGTCTTATCGTAAATTGGCATTGAAATGGCATCCAG ATAAAAACCTGGACAATGCTGAGGAGGCTGCAGAGCATTTTAAGCTGATTCAGGCAGCTTATGATGTCCTGAGTGATCCCCAGGAGAGAGCATG gTATGACAATCACAGGGAGGCTCTGCTGAAAGGAGGAATCAGTGGAGATTATGAAGATGACAGCATTGACTTACTGCAGTACTTCACAGTCACCTGCTACTCGGGCTTTGGAGATGATGACAag GGCTTTTACACAGTCTACAGGAATCTCTTTGAGTCTCTTGTtaaggaggagatggagcacAGAAAGgtggaagatgaagaagaggaggaagagttcCCTCCCTTTGGAGATTCCCAGAGCGACTACGATACT GTGGTGCACGTGTTTTACGGCTACTGGCAGAGCTTCTGCACGCGTAAAAACTTTGCCTGGAAGGAGGAGTACGATACGAGGCAGGCCTCCAACCGCTGGGAGAAAAGGGCGATGGAgaaggaaaacaagaaaaccaGAGAGAAGGCTCGAAAGGAGAGAAACGAGCTTGTGCGACAACTAGTTTCTTTTGTTCGCAAGCGCGACCGGCGTGTACAGGCCCACAGGAAGCTGATGGAGGAGCAGAACGCCGAGAAGATAaagaaggtggaggagatgaGGCGACAGCAGAGGTTGAACCAAGCCAA ACTGGCTGAGGAGTACAAGGAGCAGAGCTGGGCGGCCATGTCTgagctggagaaggagctgcagcagataGAGGCTCAGTACGGAGAAGAGTTTGGAGACGCATcagagagtgaggatgaagagctggATACGGAGACACAGGAGAAGAATG ATGCAGAGCAGGCTGATGGAGATGAACTGACAATTGATTATTACGATGATCTGTACTGCCCAGCATGCGACAAATCCTTCAAATCGGACAAAGC CATGAAAAACCACGAAAAATCCAAAAAGCACAGAGAGATGGTGGCATTGCTGCGGCAACAGcttgaggaggaggatgaatcTCTTGGTTTGAACGCTAACGGAAAGGAAGAGGACGatgagaaagaagaggaggaggaagatgaggaggaagacaaGCCTAGGCAGAA GCTGTCCAAAaagcagaagaggaaaaagaaacagcagaaagtAGTGACT AGTGCGCCtgtggaagaagaggaagacaaacCAACGCCGACCACCCATGAGGAAGAAGCCACAGAGAAGTCAGAAGAGCCCACAGAGCCTGAGAAGCAAGATGATCTTCCTCCAGCAGAGGTCAAGAG cagctctgggaAGGCGAAGGGAAAgaagggagga aaagagaaaccGAAGACTGTCAAGTCAAACACAGGAGCAGAAGAGATTCCTGAG gaATTGATCCTGCACTGTGTGACCTGCAACACTGAGTTTTCTACAAGAAACAAGCTGTTCGACCATCTGAAGACGAGCGGCCACGCCACCGCTCTCTCCTCAAGCGCCCCTCACAGCTCCACGAGCAAGAgcaaaaaagac